AGATAAAAAGCCATGTGGAAATAAGTACAAAAATAGCTACCGTGACAAATTATGCAATCCATCTACTCACTAAGTTCTTTGTTGCCTATATAAAAATTATAACCTTTACACATTGCATATAGTCCACCAAAACTTTCTGTGCCCCTCCTGTCTTCAGTTTGGCCACCCAGCCACACATAGACCATCTGACTTTCAacacccttctttctctttatgtaAACTCCAAGTCAAAAGCTGGCCAGCCATGGCAAATAAAATGTTTTCTTGAAGCATGTTaagtgtgcacacacacacacacacacacacacacacacacacacacacacacacacacacacacacacacacacacacacacacacacacacacacacacacacacacacacacacacacacacacacacacacacacacacacacacacacacacacacacacacacactaatggtaGGTCTTTTGCTGACCATactttttgtctcttccttcttaatttttatGCTCAAGTACACTATATTAGTTGAAAAGTGCAGACTGGGGATTTCCCATAGGTGGGATGGAGGTGGTGTGATTTGAATACAAAATACTTATGAGAATTGAGATTAATCAAATTTACTGGGACTGAATATGTACCAAATTGTCAGAAACATGTATGGTGTGCCATACTTCTGGTGGCCACACCTGTCAATTGGCTTAATGATGGAGTGAATAAACTCACCAGATTTGTGTAAACATAGAAAGCACTGCCAAATTTCCATGGCTAAATATaattgaatacaataacactactgttgtttttccttaactttttcaTAGTCATTGCATTACTATGAATATgtaccaattttttttcccattgcaTCATCcaccatccatctatctcttctACTGCAAGTTACTTGCCTCAGTGGTGAAATCAGAGTCAATTACAGCAGCTCCCTGATGAGAGGGTACTATACAATGTGAGATGAAGGCATAGATAAAAATAATCTACTTTAGTGtatagtaaagaagaagaaagaaagaaagaaaaaaaaaaaaaaagagagagagagagagaatctttttaTTACAAGATGTGGTAACAACAATCATTCTGCAGTGTAGAGTTGTCTTTCAATACAAACTGACTGTTGTCCAATACATTATATTCTACAAGAAGATACTaccctgctttccttcctgcaTGCCGTGATGAATGAATACATCATGGATCCTTTCATATGACAgatttttattataataatttGTAAGTACCATGAAAATATCAATATAGAATAGCTGATATTGATGTTAGcaatataagagagaaagagagagagagagagagagaagtttcctTTCAAACGTCTAAGCAATCCTGCATCATTATTTAATGGAACTAGTATTTTCACTGaccttccctcctcatccttcccctaTATCcctattcctttccctcccctcctcacccATTCACTTTTCCAtctcccccttttcccctttgcCTACAAACAGGGGACGGAGTCTGTGCTGCTCACAGAGAGGCGTGGATGTTGATAGAGCCTAAAGGCCCACACCTGGAAAGTGCAAACAATCGCAAACCAGCCGCCCACTGCTcctttgatgatgataataataatgatatgataataataataataataataataataataataataattataataataacaataatgataataataataataataatgataataataataataataataactgataatactaacaataataacaataataataataataataataataataataataataataataataacaataataaaaacaataagtgatgataataataataataataataacaacaacaataattcttataataattataataataataataataatagtagcaataatgctaataataataataatattattattattatttttattattattattattattattattattattattattattaattataataacaacaacaacaacaataaaaaagtaataataataatagtaataaagaataaataataataataataataataataataataataatattattattattattttttattattatcaattataataataataacaacaacaacaaaacaaattataataataataacaataataataatgataataatgataataataataataatattattattatttttattattattattattactactattattattattattattattattattattattattattattaattacaataataacaattattgttattattattattattatcattattattatttttattattattatttttattgttatcaattataataataataacaacaacaacaaaactaattataataataataacaataataataatgataataatgataatgataataataataataataatatttttttttattattattattattattattattatgtgtgtgtgtgtgtgtattgtgtataataataataataataataataataataataataataataataataataataataataataataataataataataataataataataataataataataacgacgacgacgacaacaacaacaacaacaataacaacaataatcattGCTATAATCAAAACTAAGCCGACAATAACAGCGTAGTGTTTGACAGAAGCGTAAAGCAGCAGAAGTGAATATTTATGTAGGATTGTGGTTATTTTTGCGCCTCACGTCCAAAGCCAATTATCTTTGGCGGTGAGACATTGCAGGGAAACCAAGAGTTGTCACCCCGCGCTGTGCAATGCCTCCCCGCGCAGCCTGCCACGCCCACCAGCCTGCTCGCGCCTCCTACCGCCctgatatttattattttttatttacctatctggtttcttatccatcttttttttatatttagcatGGAAAAGAtagcagacagaaaaaaaaaaaaaactgcagaacAAACTTATTTcattgcgacacacacacacacacacacacacacacactgtcatgtCCTTTTCAGTACgtacatacaaaacaaaaacaaaatggcaCTGTCACATACACCTCTACACATATTTAATGTATTTCGCTCATGTCTCTGACTCGTGTcgtatttgcttttcttttttccgatTTTCGTTTCCGTCACAAAGTTTATCTTGTGCATTGTcttacctttcattttttttttcctttttaacaacAGTAATATATCCATGCAATTTCATAATTCGGCGTCACGTGACCTATTTGTCGCGGCGCCACATAAGGAATTCTTTTAATCACTATAGTCACTGGCAACTAAAACATCGGCAGTAAGTTATTATCTTCTATGCAAGCCTTCTTACCCTCTTCTGCGCCATCTGCCCACGACTTGAACTCGACCATTTAAAAGAgaaatttcaaaacatttatcccattaTTTTGGCCAACTCTCTTGATCTAGCTTGTTCGAGGACTAGCATCTCAGTAGGCCTTTTTGTTTGAtagttttttgttgtctttggccagttttcccctcttacataaaaaacaacaacaacaacaacaacaactggcaACAGTCCTCTGTCACTACAATCTAACATTCTCCTCCGGACCCatgaattattttttcttccttatctcctcgtCCGTTCTTTCCAAGAACATAGCCTACAGTCTGTACTGTCTATCAAACTACACATGTTTGTATATCATCCCTCACCCCTGCCATACGTTATTAGTGCAAGTAGTAACTCTAAAATATGAAATTCACAAATGAATTTTTACAACTTAATTGAAATTCGCTTTTATTGTCTACATCTTCCACCTACTTGCCAAACCAGTCATCACatacattttcattttactcttAAACCATGCAttatatgaatatatgtctgtatatgcgcagagagagagagagagagagagagagagagagagagagagagaaagggggagggggtaGTCCTGGCAGTGTTTAAGGCGTAACTCAATGGTGGCGAGGGAAACGGTGCTCTTAACCTTACTCTAGAACTTAAAATCAACCGAACTCACAATAATATTATAGTCATGTATCTTTGCCAGACGTCCCCAAGACATTGCCCCATGCCAAACTATCGTACGAAACCACAAAGGTTGGTTGATTAGACTTCTTTGtctacattgaaaaaaaaaaaagaataaataaataaaataaataaataaataaaaaatagataaaaaaaaacatattacacacacatttcttccaTACCCATCCATGATccatcgccacacacacacacgcacacacacacacacacacacacactgttgttaCGTGAATGGCTGttgatgggaaaaaagaaaaaaaaacgaaagaaaaataggaaaaggaaaatatgccaATATTTACATGATGACTTACCAATTCTATATAAACGAATTCAAAAGCGACACAAGGAAACATCAAGTAAGAAATTTTTGGAAGTTTAAAGAAGCTCGTCTTGACTATGCATAAGGGAACCACAGTTTACAGATACCTGGCAAGAAGAAAAACCGCAGAAGTAATTACCAACAACGTATTATCATTTCAAGACACTGGAAATCAATACAATCAATACAGTCTACATAATGGAGGGCTCAAATGTAAAATTAATGAACTGATTTAATACAAACCTATCTAACGTATAACGCGAATGAGAATGTTGTGTAATTTCCATATCATCTCACCACCAAGGAGCCTCTGGTCACCAGCAACTTTATTCGTATACTCAAGAACATAACACCATACTAATGAATATCAAATAAAGAGCTTATCTTCATCAGTGAGAAAATGGTTAAGCTCGAGTGTTACGTAATCATTGaatactatgagagagagagagagagagagagagagagagagagagagagagagagagagagagacgctcaaGATTGTAATAAAGTAAGCTTTTTAAATGAGGAATCCTAACTTCAGTCTTATATTTTTACTCTAGTGGCAAGTGtgctaaaaaaaaggaaaaaaagttatcggaggtgaaaataataataagacggTGTCTTAAAAATTTAGTGTTTAACCGtatcaaggaaaaaatgaaaggagtatTCAATATTTCTTAAAAATAAAGTAGTTTAAAGTACTAAAGATAATGCGAGGCAAAGACAAGTCTGCATGTGTTTTCTGCACATAAATTTTCGCTATGTTGAAGTCTACAAGCTACTTTGCAATAAAAACCTCCTTTGTCCAGGGAAAAATATTCGGGGCTAAAGCCACGAATGGTCAGCCCTTACTACGACACTTGGAAAGACAGACATGTGTGTTTACAGGACCTTGGTGAATACTACTGTGGAAAGACGGCTCGTACGACactgcaacgtgtgtgtgtgtgtgtgtgtgtgtgtttgtaaaaagTAAAACTTTGGAACGCTTTACTGTGGGCTTAAACGTTTAGATTGGCGCACGGGAGGTTGGTGAAAGGTGTAGGCTGTAGGGAATGATCTATATTGTAGAGGGAAAACACAGGAAACAGTTACAAAGGGGAATTCCTCGTGAGAGAAGAGTTTCGGAAGGAGTATCACATCAGTGAAACTTGATTTGATTATGTAATTCTTTCAAATCAAATATGCACAAAGAGTCTTATTCTGCACATGGTTGTCTTTGATGATGTTTCTGAGACCATGGAATAAATTGCCAGGGGCGCCAAAAGAACTTCAGGCTGTAAGAGCCTGGCCTGGAAATTTCATGTTCAGTAATGAAAAATGTCATGCATGTAATGAacgcgagagaaagagagagagagagagagagagagagagagagagagagagagagagagagtatgtaggtaggtaggtaggtaggtaggtaggtaggtaggtaggtaggtaggtaggtaggtaggtagatagatagatagatagatagatagatagatagatagatagatagatagatagatagataaagaacagCAATACATACTTAACATAGGCGCCTGAAGTGGCGACTACTACTGTATTGGTCCACATCACAGCATGGCCATGGTAAggtaggaagagagatgaagctTTCCTGCACCTCCCTCCAGAAATACTACTTACCTGAACCACGTGAAGGCGTCTCTGTTTATCGCGGCCTGACATCCTGGTGAGTTAGAGCGATGCTGGGTGCCGTGATCGCTTCGTCCGGCACCTTCACGCCATTAATCTAGTGTGGAGAAGAGATAggaacataaataaaacaaaacaagataacGAAGAAAAGTGCCAGATAcatatatagtatttttttcctatcaacCTGAAACCAACACTAATAAGAAAACTGATGAAACCAAGTGATAAAGCGGTCGTGTTTCTTTCTTGTGCCACACATTGAAACTGTGGAAGACAAGACGACACCACGCCAATTTACGGCGCCACACGACCCTCAGCACACGTGGCTTCTGGCCTATCAACAGGTACACACACTCCTCTCGGCATACGCCCCTGCTGCAGCACAAATAGCCCGCCAAGAATTAACTCCAGACGAATGGACACCCGTGCAACTCTGGCATGAcccccaccatctctctctctctctctctctctcttggatctAAAAGCGTCTGGTGTTGCTCCAAGATGTTCAGCCTCAGCAGCTCCACGCCCCTTTGCTTGGGGTTGGGCTGAGAGAAGACTATTGAGCTTATAATTTCTCTCGCCGTTTCCTTCTGCGGAAAAGCTGCGGCAACCTATAGGTAGCATACAGGAGGCACGTATGTACGATCAGGGACGATGTAAATCACGTCAGTTTGATCTTCATTCCATTAGAAACTACTttaaactctttcttcttttctagtggatgaaaatgaaaaatattttacttccttcattttctttttttgtgcacTGGGTCAGTCTGCATATAATGTAAGAAAAAGTTTAgtctgcttttatttttctatattcttttctaagaggaagaggaaaaaaaaagcttagtcTGTTCTAATTCTTGAAATGATCAAAGaagaagggagtgaggaagggaggccaTCCGGAAGGAAAGCTCACAGTGGAAAGACATGAGTAACTTGAAAAGAGGTTTAAAATGGCTATAAAGttataatcgtgtgtgtgtgtgtgtgtgtgtgtgtgtgtgtgtgtgtgtgtgtgtgtgtgtgtgtgtgtgtgtgtgtgtgtgtgtgtgtgtgtgtgtgtatgtgtgatggagggagggagagaggagaacatGTAACAATAAGAATGCAGTAAGTTCACCGCCAACCCATAcaactaataaaataattttcTCCATTGCTTTACATCATGAATATTGTATAACAGGGAGAGGCTATCAGGGTGTTAAATAGGTACGTGCACTTCCCTACACTACAACGCACATATGCTACTGTGATGTATCGAGTAACAGCTGGGGTGTTGATCTAGGTCACTCACTTGACAGATGAATCAGGGTTGTTACCAGCACGTGTCAGTTTCACAGGTGAGACTTGCAAGAACTGTCTGACAGGTAATATACTGGTTCTAATGGCATACTGCGCACCTTTTTGCTCCTGGCACGTATTCAAATGCcctttaaaaaaataatgagtgaaagaatTCATAAGCAATTTCCTGGACCTTACTCAGAGTTGGCAGGAGGCGCGGGGCCTAAAATATACCCGGGAAGTGGCGAGGTTtgagggtggtgggtggtgcgcGCATCCCAGTATAAAGAcacacccttcctctctttccttagtCGACGGCTTGCTATCGTGGTGACGGACGTCGCTCAGTGACCCGGTGAATTTAGATCAGACACCGCAATGTCTTCAGTCCAGAAGAAGACCACCACTAAAACCACTAAAACTGTGACCACCAAGAAAACGGAACATGTGCAATCGTCCTCGGTGGACCAGTCTGCCGATGTGCAAGGCGCCATCGCACAAAAAGCCAACACCCTCTCAATTGTCAAGAAAGGTCAGTTTTTAAATGACGCGTACTTTGAGGACACCCGCCAAGACTTCCAGGACGCCATTCAAGATGTGCTAACAAAGTGGGGCGACAAGTCAAAGCCGACCAATGATATTAACAGTTACAGGGACCTCAGAACTCGGGACCTTCGTGATGAAAATCAGGCCATAAAATCATCCGAGGACCAGCGTTACCATAAGGTGAATAACCCTGGCCCGTGCGCACTGCTATACAGGCTTCATGCATTACCAACGGAAAAGGTTACGTATGTGAATTGTACAATGATAATTTTCCCAttccatctatttattattagaTCGTAGTGGACGTTCAGGACTTCATCAATGGAGGGGACGTGAGCGTGAAGACCCTCGATGAAGTGGAGATAGTGGTGGAGGGACGCGTCCAAAAGAAAGTAGGCAATACTACCTCCACTAAGAGCTTCAAGCGGACCTTCATTCTCCCCGACATTGTGCCCGAGTCCATCACTTCTGTGGTGTCTTCCGACGGTGTGCTTATCATCAAGGCTCTCAAAAAGGTTGGTTTCCTAACTGCTGTGTTTGGGACACTGGCTTGTCAGTACATCAATACACGTACATGATAATAACCTGAACAAGTTTAAACAGATGACCTAACCTTCCTTCATCCGGAGACATAAATGCTACCACTCAGTTCCATACatgtattgttattatgatcattatgatcattactattattaccagtattattattattattatgaggcgGGCGATGTTTATGGTCTTGTCATACCACAGGAATCAGAACAGGACGTGAGTGAGTCCGTCACTGTCCAGAAAAAAGTTGTGACGAAGCAACAGACTTCCACCTCCACTGTCGCGACAAGCGGCCAGCAGGATGTCAAGCAGATCGCTATCAATGTGCAGGAGACTCACCCCACTGTGACCAGTCCTCAGCctgaacagcagcaacagacgGTAACCGTGACCAAACAGGTTACGTCTACCACCAGCGACAAGGGCAGCAAGCCACTGCCGATCACAAAGAAGGGCGGCTTCTTTGAAGACACCTTCTTCGAGGATTGCCGCAAGCACTACCAGACGGCGGTGAAGCAAGTGTTGCAGAAGTTCAACGTGACTTCCGCTGGCACTGATGACATCACAACATACCGCAACTTGCGCCAGAAGGACCTTAGGGAGGAGAACCAAGTCGCGACCGTTGATGATGAGGAACAATTCCAAAAGGTCAGTATTCATGATGCTTCCACCACTTAAATACGCACGTAATTCCGTTATTACTttacttgctgctgctgctactggtgctaCTATTGTTATTCCTGCAGTCAATTACGTCTATTCTTGCTGTCTGTTCGTGCGGGGAATGATCATGAGACGAATCTAATAGAGACTTGTTAGAAAAGGGACaattttcactatcattatcattaccaagaGGTTAAGAACAGCAGAGATCCCACATACTTGGCGACCAAACTTGCCAAGATATTAAAGAAAGGCGTTCATGGTGAGGAATCAGTTGTAGTTGCCTCCTTCCATGTCTTAGAGATGTaggcttcaatttttttttcaatgaaaaTCTCAACCTATCTTGGAGTAAAGTTCACGACTTGTCTTTAGAACACTTCACATGACAAGTCTCGCATGCAAATCGGTATAATTTAAAAAAGAGACACCAAAAATGAAATGTTCATAcctatttatacatatatatatatgaaataaataaatacggaGAATATTGCACGTTAGAAATCAGTTTAATTCTAATACCGTGGCCATAACCTGTCTCATGGAATACTCTTTAAAGAACTCAAAGATACATCTAGAAAACGTTTCTTTCCAGATCATTGTGGACGTCAAAGATTTTATGAACGGCGGCGAAGTGACCGTGAAGACCGTGGATGACAGGGAGGTGGTCATCGAGGGTCGCGTCGAGAAGAAGGAGGGTAACAAGACTACCATCAAAAGCTTCTGCAAACGCTTCGTCCTGCCAGAAGACATCCTTGTAGAGTCCGTGACGTCTGTTGCATCATCTGATGGAGTGCTCACCATCACAGCGCCAAGGAAGgtaaggccagagagagagagagagagagagagagagagagagagagagagagagagagagagagagagagagagagagagagagagagagagagagagagagagagagagagagagagagagagtgggggggtggaggagaaacagagagagtgTTTCCATCTATTAACGTAAACTTGGTTTCAGCCTTCAGAAGGTAAAGACGTGAGCGATTCCGTCACTGTCCAGAAAACAGTTGTGACGAAGCAACAGACTTCCACCTCCACTGTCGCGACAAGCGGCCAGCAGGATGTCAAGCAGATCGCTATCAATGTGCAGGAGACTCACCCCACTGTGACCAGTCCTCAGCctgaacagcagcaacagacgGTAACCGTGACCAAACAGGTTACGTCTACCACCAGCGACAAGGGCAGCAAGCCACTGCCGATCACAAAGAAGGGCGGCTTCTTTGAAGACACCTTCTTCGAGGATTGCCGCAAGCACTACCAGACTGCGGTGAAGCAAGTGTTGCAGAAGTTCAACGTGACTTCCACTGGCACTGATGACATCACAACATACCGCAACTTGCGCCAGAAGGACCTTAGGGAGGAGAACCAAGTCGCGACCGTTGATGAAAGCACCGATGTTCACAAAGtaagtgacttttttttattaaatttatcAATAAGATCTTTTGCATGACTGGAATGAAAGCTTATTTCCATCACAACGCTTATTCCAGATCATTGTGGATGTGAAAGACTTTACGGACGGTGGCGAGGTGACTGTGAAGACCGTGGACGAGAGGGAGATAGTTATCGAGGGTCGCATcgagaagaaggaaggcaacAAGACCACCATCAAACGCTTCTGCAAACGCTTTATCTTGCCTGAGGACATCCTTGTGGAATCCGTGACGTCTGTGGTATCTTCTGATGGAGTGCTCACCATCACAGCAAGGAAGAAGGTGGACTTGCAAGCCCTGTATATACTCACAATGAGATTATAGTCATACAGATGTGTTTTCTAACAGTGACTAACAAGCCATTATTCACtataattcatttatttgttatttgttgttgtgatgatgataatgatgatgacgatgactatgatgatgatgatgataataataataataatagtaataataataataatgaaaataatgataataacaacaacaactataataataatgataataataataataatgataataatgataacaataacaataataatagtaacttattattattaatattattattattattattattattattattattattattattattattattaatattattactattattattactattattgttataattattattattgttattattattattattattattattattattattattattattattgttattattattattattattattattattattattattattattattattattattattattattattattattattattattattattattattattattattattattattattattattattattattattattattattattattattattattattattattattattattattattattattattattattattatataataataataataataataataattattattattattattattattattattattattattatcattatccttacTATTATAATAATTGTCATCATAACCATTTTGTAAATGCTGTCAAAAGTAAAAGCATGTCATTGTTACAGGTTGTTGACAGTGGAGCTGAGACGACACAAGTCATTCAGAAAAAGATTACTTCAACAGTACAAACCCAACAAGTGACGGACAAATCCTCAGAGgtgcaagagaaaaaagacactcAGCAGACTAAAGTCACAAAAATCAAGAAGACCAAAGTCGTcaccattacctccaccacTGTTCCCTTCTTTAATGACCCGACTTACATTGAGGATGTCAAGGACTTCCAAgaggccatcaccaccatcatcaagaaGATGAACTTAACAATCAAAGACACTGATACTTTCACTGCTTACAGAAACCGTCGCAAGATCAACCCTAGAAATGAAAATCAGGCCATTTCCGAAAAAGAAACCGACACCGTGAAAAAGGTGCGTCAAGTGATACTATACCGTTCCTGTGTGAGAAATCATTCATTCTGCAGGCTTTCACTTAGGTGTATTTGTTTTCTTGACGTTCCATGACACATTCTAAACCTTTCCATTATACAGCACGGCAACACGCACATGACTCTAACCTAGCATAGGACAGTTCTGTACAAAGATATCACCACTCATTAGAAAGTTTTTACAGGGTACAGATACAACACTCTTAGCATcttaaaacgtgtgtgtgtgtgtgtgtgtgtgtgtgtgtgtgtgtgtgtgtccatcccgTTCGGGATTTACGGGGCATGGTTCTAGCAGTCACCTGATGATCATATATGCCAATTAGAGAATGACGAATCATTTTATGATTTTATGTACATAAAATCAAACTCTCAAAATTGAACTTAAAGCATATAAACAATTCCAGATTATCATGGACGTATGTGACTTCATCGGCGGTGTGACAGTGAAGGTGGACGAACAGATACTGACAGTGGAAGGGAAAGGCAATAGACACACAGAGGGTGGTGGCGTCCAGACCTTCAGCTTCAACCGCCAGTTCATTCTGCCTGATGATGTGAATCCTGACGACATCACAGCCGTCATGACTCCTGAGGGAAtccttatcatcaccatcatcacgaaGCAAGCTGTCACCTCATCGATGgtcacaaagaaagaaactcacgtcaagaaggaaataacagaagtgaaggaagaacctAAGAAAGTCCCTACTGAGGACGTCACTCAGAAaacaaccacaactactacgAAGACCACCAGGACCGTCACCATTACTACCAAAGGTCCATTCTTCAACGACCCGACCTTCGTGGAGGACGTCAAGGACTTCCAGGAGGCCATCACCACAATTATCAAGAAGCTGAATTTGACTGTCACCGAGGATATTTTCACTGTCTACAGGAACTACCGCAAGAACAACCCAAAAATTGAAAATCAAGCCGTCTCGCAAAAAGACACAGACACCATTAAGAAGGTAAGACATTTTGCTAATCTACGGAACAGGAAGTATTATTCTGTAGAGGCGTTGACGTtaaaaagagatggaacagTTGCTACTTTGAAAATTAATAGACCTTCAATGCGCATAATGCATTGTATCTTCTATAAGATTAAAGATATCTGAAACTAAGTAAGCATTTCGTTTCTAAGAAAAAGTGCAAGAGAGCGGGTTTGAAGATTATATGAATCTAGTTGCCGATATAGTTTATCACCATATTTACTTTTGTGTTCATTCTTAAAGCATTCGCAGAATCTCACAAAATTATAAA
The sequence above is drawn from the Portunus trituberculatus isolate SZX2019 chromosome 41, ASM1759143v1, whole genome shotgun sequence genome and encodes:
- the LOC123516543 gene encoding uncharacterized protein LOC123516543 isoform X11: MSSVQKKTTTKTTKTVTTKKTEHVQSSSVDQSADVQGAIAQKANTLSIVKKGQFLNDAYFEDTRQDFQDAIQDVLTKWGDKSKPTNDINSYRDLRTRDLRDENQAIKSSEDQRYHKIVVDVQDFINGGDVSVKTLDEVEIVVEGRVQKKVGNTTSTKSFKRTFILPDIVPESITSVVSSDGVLIIKALKKESEQDVSESVTVQKKVVTKQQTSTSTVATSGQQDVKQIAINVQETHPTVTSPQPEQQQQTVTVTKQVTSTTSDKGSKPLPITKKGGFFEDTFFEDCRKHYQTAVKQVLQKFNVTSAGTDDITTYRNLRQKDLREENQVATVDDEEQFQKIIVDVKDFMNGGEVTVKTVDDREVVIEGRVEKKEGNKTTIKSFCKRFVLPEDILVESVTSVASSDGVLTITAPRKPSEGKDVSDSVTVQKTVVTKQQTSTSTVATSGQQDVKQIAINVQETHPTVTSPQPEQQQQTVTVTKQVTSTTSDKGSKPLPITKKGGFFEDTFFEDCRKHYQTAVKQVLQKFNVTSTGTDDITTYRNLRQKDLREENQVATVDESTDVHKIIVDVKDFTDGGEVTVKTVDEREIVIEGRIEKKEGNKTTIKRFCKRFILPEDILVESVTSVVSSDGVLTITARKKVVDSGAETTQVIQKKITSTVQTQQVTDKSSEVQEKKDTQQTKVTKIKKTKVVTITSTTVPFFNDPTYIEDVKDFQEAITTIIKKMNLTIKDTDTFTAYRNRRKINPRNENQAISEKETDTVKKIIMDVCDFIGGVTVKVDEQILTVEGKGNRHTEGGGVQTFSFNRQFILPDDVNPDDITAVMTPEGILIITIITKQAVTSSMVTKKETHVKKEITEVKEEPKKVPTEDVTQKTTTTTTKTTRTVTITTKGPFFNDPTFVEDVKDFQEAITTIIKKLNLTVTEDIFTVYRNYRKNNPKIENQAVSQKDTDTIKKIVIDVCDFVGNVTVKVVDRELVIEGEGKRPTETGTTQTFKFNRRFSLPDDVTPDDITAVMSSEGVLVITIIRKIKVTQVKDTTETKKTTTSTTKTTRTVTITTTKTTFFNEPTFVEDVKDFQEAIMTIIKKLNLTVTETDVFTAYRNKRMINPRNENQAISEKETDTIKKIIMDVCDFIGCVTVKVDEQILTVEGKGNRHTEGGGVQTFSFNRQFILPDDVNPDDVTAVMTTEGILIITIIKRKTVTSSVVTKEQTQIKKEITEVEAKKTPTPEQPKKVPVEEPKKTPEEPKKAPEAPKAPEEPKKAPEAPKAPEEPKKAPEAPKAPEEPKKAPEAPKAPEEPKKAPEAPKAPEEPKKAPEAPKAPEEPKKAPEAPKAPEEPKKAPEEPKKAPEAPKAPEAPKAPEAPKAPEEPKKAPEAPKAPEAPKAPEEPKKAPEAPKAPEEPKAHEASKAPEEPKKAPEASKAPEEPKKAPEAPTAPEEPKKAPETPKAPEEPKKAPEAPKAPEAPKAPEEPKKAPEAPKAPEAPKAPEEPKKAPEAPKAPEAPKAPEEPKKAPEAPKAPEEPKKAPEAPKAPEALKAPEEPKKAPEAPKAPEEPKKAPEAPKASEEAKKAPEAPKAPEAPKAPEAPKAPEEAKKVPEAPKAPEEPKEDVSKKTTTKTTTKTTRTVTITTKGSFFKDSTFVEDVKDFQEAITTIVKKLNLTVTEDVFTVYRNYRKNNPKNENQAVSQKDTDTTKKIVIDVCDFLENVTVKIVEHELVIEGEGKRPTETGAIQTFKFNRRFSLPEDVTPDDVTAVISSEGILIITIIRRIKITQTKKDTTDVQQKETKKVATTEEDVTKKTTTTTTKITKTVTITTKGPFFNDPSFVEDVKDFQEAITTIIKTLKLTATEGCFHRLQELPQEQPKERKPSCLTERYGHHQEDRD